In a genomic window of Saccharothrix sp. HUAS TT1:
- the glf gene encoding UDP-galactopyranose mutase: MSFAGYDLIVVGSGFYGLTVAERVASQLGKRVLVLERRSHIGGNAYSEPEPETGIEVHRYGAHLFHTSNQRVWDYVNQFTDFTGYQHRVFAMHAGQAYQFPMGLGLISQFVGRYLSPDEARAWVAEHAAEIDPRNVRNLEEKAISLIGRPLYEAFVRDYTAKQWQTDPKELPAAVISRLPVRYNFDNRYFNDTYEGLPVDGYTAWLERMAEHPGVEVRLDTDFFDVRDEIPEGTPVVYTGPVDRYFDYSEGRLGWRTLDFEQEVLPTGDFQGTPVMNYNDADVPFTRIHEFRHFHPEREYPTDKTVIVREFSRSADADDEPYYPINTAEDRAKLERYRELAKKEAAGNNVLFGGRLGTYKYLDMHMAIGSALTAFDNRIAPHLVDGTPLDGSLD; encoded by the coding sequence GTGAGCTTCGCAGGGTATGACCTGATCGTGGTGGGTTCCGGTTTTTACGGCCTGACCGTCGCCGAGCGCGTCGCGAGCCAGTTGGGCAAGCGGGTGCTGGTGCTGGAACGCCGCTCGCACATCGGCGGCAACGCCTACTCGGAACCCGAGCCGGAGACGGGCATCGAGGTGCACCGCTACGGCGCGCACCTGTTCCACACCTCCAACCAGCGCGTGTGGGACTACGTCAACCAGTTCACCGACTTCACCGGCTACCAGCACCGGGTGTTCGCCATGCACGCCGGCCAGGCGTACCAGTTCCCGATGGGGCTCGGCCTGATCTCGCAGTTCGTCGGCCGCTACCTGTCGCCGGACGAGGCGCGGGCGTGGGTCGCCGAGCACGCCGCCGAGATCGACCCGCGCAACGTGCGCAACCTGGAGGAGAAGGCGATCTCGCTGATCGGTCGCCCGCTCTACGAGGCGTTCGTGCGCGACTACACGGCCAAGCAGTGGCAGACCGACCCGAAGGAGCTGCCCGCGGCGGTCATCAGCCGCCTGCCGGTGCGCTACAACTTCGACAACCGGTACTTCAACGACACCTACGAGGGCCTGCCCGTCGACGGGTACACCGCGTGGCTGGAGCGGATGGCCGAGCACCCGGGCGTCGAGGTGCGGTTGGACACCGACTTCTTCGACGTGCGCGACGAGATCCCCGAGGGCACGCCGGTCGTCTACACCGGACCGGTCGACCGCTACTTCGACTACAGCGAGGGCCGGCTCGGCTGGCGCACCCTGGACTTCGAGCAGGAAGTGCTGCCGACCGGTGATTTCCAGGGCACCCCGGTGATGAATTACAACGACGCCGACGTGCCTTTCACCCGCATTCACGAGTTCCGCCACTTCCACCCCGAGCGCGAATACCCGACCGACAAGACGGTCATCGTGCGCGAGTTCTCCCGGTCGGCGGACGCGGACGACGAGCCGTACTACCCGATCAACACCGCCGAGGACCGCGCCAAGCTGGAGCGCTACCGCGAGCTGGCCAAGAAGGAGGCGGCCGGGAACAACGTCCTGTTCGGCGGGCGCCTCGGCACCTACAAGTACCTCGACATGCACATGGCCATCGGGTCCGCGCTGACCGCGTTCGACAACCGGATCGCGCCGCACCTGGTCGACGGCACGCCGCTGGACGGCAGCCTCGACTGA
- a CDS encoding bacterial proteasome activator family protein, translating into MSEAHRGDQVDDERHVVVVGPDGAPVGAARVPAGDDPGQDVTDLVEQPAKVMRIGTMIKQLLEEVRAAPLDEASRNRLKEIHKRSIDELEDGLAPELRDELERLSLPFTEEGTPSDAELRIAQAQLVGWLEGLFHGIQTALFAQQMAARVQLEQMRGRALPAGSGAADGPETPHIRGTGQYL; encoded by the coding sequence ATGAGCGAGGCACACCGAGGTGATCAGGTGGACGACGAGCGGCACGTGGTCGTGGTCGGCCCGGACGGCGCGCCGGTCGGCGCCGCGCGGGTGCCGGCGGGCGACGACCCCGGTCAGGACGTGACCGACCTGGTCGAGCAGCCGGCGAAGGTCATGCGGATCGGCACGATGATCAAGCAGTTGCTGGAGGAGGTGCGCGCGGCGCCCCTGGACGAGGCCAGCCGCAACCGGCTCAAGGAGATCCACAAGCGGTCGATCGACGAGCTGGAGGACGGCCTGGCGCCGGAGCTGCGCGACGAGCTGGAGCGGCTGTCGCTGCCGTTCACCGAGGAGGGCACCCCCTCGGACGCGGAGCTGCGGATCGCCCAGGCGCAGCTGGTCGGCTGGCTGGAGGGCCTGTTCCACGGCATCCAGACGGCGTTGTTCGCCCAGCAGATGGCGGCCAGGGTCCAGCTGGAGCAGATGCGCGGCCGGGCGCTGCCCGCCGGTTCGGGCGCGGCCGACGGCCCGGAGACCCCGCACATCAGGGGCACCGGCCAGTACCTGTGA
- a CDS encoding DUF6541 family protein has product MSWFEVVPAAFVAAAWLVGPGAALSYAIGLRGLSAWGMAPTLSMLVVSFTAVIAGKLGVRWSVLVVLVATAVVVALAVVVSLLLRRVAPPRRTDPPRVLAAAALGLLPAFVIGSYVLVKGVGQPEQLSQTYDAVFHYSALAYILDSGDASSLTMGTLGNPATPPAFYPAGWHGLTSLVVLSTGVPITAAANVVAGVISVLVWPLSCMLLVRQLIGRSTAAMAVTGAVSVAFTAFPWGLLGFGVLWPNLLGLGLAPAGVAMVLAAVSLAREDVIGRRRAMALAPLVLIACGFSHPNAVFSFVAVAVFPIATSTLRWAIRLRRAGRTGRALAGVGTAVLLFAAAWWYVANAAAFADVRSQYWAPFETPSQAIGEVLLSAPNGKPALWALSVVAVVGAVVAWRLRTSRWLVVAFAGTAFLYLVTASLNRQSTQFITGYWYNDSYRLAAMLPLTTVPLAVLGITRLADHLGALLAKVPAPAATVPPGMVVPGAAQLEAAGVDPRRSLLRTPTVLSLVVLLALVPLTRFFYVGHNVRTVAGSYAVEPVPKTGTMVDPAEQAFTPKLRDKLPEGALVANNPWDGSATMLAEVGRRSLFPHVNIAWSADQKYLADNLDDAGRDPEVCRAADRLGVEYLLMANRTFWPWDARTKQYPGLRVSAADPAFELVAEQGSIKLYRLAACDAGGVVASR; this is encoded by the coding sequence ATGAGTTGGTTCGAGGTGGTGCCGGCCGCGTTCGTCGCCGCGGCCTGGCTGGTCGGCCCGGGGGCGGCGCTGTCGTACGCGATCGGCCTGCGCGGCCTGTCGGCCTGGGGGATGGCGCCGACGCTGAGCATGCTCGTCGTGTCGTTCACCGCGGTGATCGCGGGCAAGCTGGGCGTGCGGTGGTCGGTGCTCGTGGTGCTGGTCGCCACCGCCGTGGTGGTCGCGCTGGCCGTGGTGGTGTCGCTGCTGCTGCGGCGGGTCGCGCCACCGCGCCGGACGGACCCGCCGCGGGTGCTGGCCGCCGCCGCGCTCGGCCTGCTGCCCGCGTTCGTGATCGGGTCTTACGTGCTGGTCAAGGGCGTCGGCCAGCCCGAGCAGCTGTCGCAGACCTATGACGCGGTCTTCCACTACAGCGCGCTCGCGTACATCCTCGACTCCGGTGACGCCTCGTCGCTGACCATGGGCACGCTGGGCAACCCGGCCACCCCGCCCGCGTTCTACCCGGCGGGCTGGCACGGGCTGACCTCGCTGGTCGTGCTGAGCACCGGCGTGCCGATCACGGCGGCGGCCAACGTCGTCGCGGGCGTCATCTCGGTGCTGGTGTGGCCGCTGAGCTGCATGCTGCTGGTGCGCCAGCTCATCGGCCGGTCCACCGCCGCGATGGCGGTCACCGGCGCGGTCAGCGTCGCGTTCACCGCGTTCCCGTGGGGCCTGCTCGGCTTCGGCGTGCTGTGGCCGAACCTGCTCGGCCTCGGCCTCGCGCCCGCCGGCGTCGCCATGGTGCTCGCCGCCGTGTCGCTGGCCCGGGAGGACGTCATCGGCAGGCGCCGCGCCATGGCGCTGGCGCCGCTGGTGCTCATCGCCTGCGGCTTCTCCCACCCGAACGCCGTGTTCAGCTTCGTGGCGGTGGCGGTGTTCCCGATCGCCACCAGCACCCTGCGGTGGGCGATCAGGCTGCGCCGCGCCGGGCGCACCGGCCGGGCGCTGGCCGGTGTCGGGACCGCCGTGCTCCTCTTCGCCGCCGCCTGGTGGTACGTGGCGAACGCGGCGGCCTTCGCCGACGTGCGCAGCCAGTACTGGGCGCCGTTCGAGACGCCGTCGCAGGCCATCGGCGAGGTGCTGCTCAGCGCGCCGAACGGCAAGCCCGCGCTGTGGGCGCTGTCCGTGGTGGCGGTCGTCGGCGCCGTGGTGGCGTGGCGGCTGCGGACCAGCCGGTGGCTGGTGGTCGCGTTCGCCGGCACCGCGTTCCTCTACCTGGTGACCGCCTCGCTCAACCGGCAGAGCACCCAGTTCATCACCGGCTACTGGTACAACGACTCGTACCGGCTGGCCGCGATGCTGCCGCTGACCACCGTGCCGCTGGCCGTGCTCGGCATCACCCGGCTGGCCGACCACCTGGGCGCGCTGCTGGCCAAGGTCCCCGCGCCCGCCGCGACCGTGCCGCCGGGGATGGTGGTGCCCGGGGCCGCGCAGCTCGAAGCCGCCGGTGTCGACCCGCGCCGGTCGCTGCTGCGCACGCCCACCGTGCTGAGCCTGGTGGTGCTGCTCGCGCTGGTGCCGCTGACCAGGTTCTTCTACGTCGGGCACAACGTGCGCACGGTGGCCGGGTCGTACGCGGTCGAGCCGGTGCCGAAGACCGGCACCATGGTCGACCCGGCCGAGCAGGCGTTCACGCCGAAGCTGCGGGACAAGCTGCCCGAGGGCGCCCTGGTGGCGAACAACCCGTGGGACGGCAGCGCCACCATGCTCGCCGAGGTGGGCCGCCGGTCGCTGTTCCCGCACGTCAACATCGCCTGGAGCGCCGACCAGAAGTACCTGGCGGACAACCTGGACGACGCCGGCCGCGACCCCGAGGTGTGCCGGGCGGCCGACCGGCTCGGCGTGGAGTACCTGCTCATGGCCAACCGCACGTTCTGGCCGTGGGACGCGCGCACCAAGCAGTACCCGGGCCTGCGCGTCTCGGCCGCGGACCCGGCGTTCGAACTGGTGGCCGAGCAGGGCTCGATCAAGCTGTACCGGTTGGCCGCGTGCGACGCCGGTGGCGTGGTGGCGTCCCGCTGA
- a CDS encoding lipopolysaccharide biosynthesis protein, producing MSTSMSLRRLFSPPVQMAAGLGVFGLAGYLFVALTGHTLSTDQANLAVTLYFVVNVIGPGVFAALEQVTSRAASSAVASGQAVRTVVGRVCASGGGLVAVVVAALLLLAPFLVDRTLGGDWALFAEVLATPVLIAALSVVRGLLAGLQRFSGYAMTLTVEGGVRLALCGLLVVLQVSDAWLFGLAYLGGSVLATLVGLVWLRGVRSAPDTATAAVPPMGKGLAALAVATLLAQLLPNLAPLAVSSRLPLDSVVALAFGQAVVVARIPLLLVFPIQTMLLPSLTAAATKGDYGFVARRVKLALAVLSGLGVVYAVGFTLLGPWLLRTFMGTRVDPDTVVTVLLAVSTVILIAAFAAQPALVALRRDKTITLGWAVGSAVTLAMVALPGDPPFIAALAQTVGPSLTLLVMLLGLRSALRQASAQRVEETPLTRENS from the coding sequence GTGTCGACGTCGATGAGCCTCCGGCGGCTCTTCAGCCCACCCGTCCAGATGGCCGCGGGCCTCGGCGTGTTCGGCCTGGCCGGCTACCTGTTCGTGGCGCTCACGGGTCACACGCTGAGCACCGACCAGGCCAACCTCGCGGTGACCCTGTACTTCGTGGTCAACGTGATCGGGCCGGGCGTCTTCGCCGCGCTCGAACAGGTGACCAGCCGGGCCGCCAGCAGCGCCGTCGCCTCCGGGCAGGCCGTGCGGACCGTGGTCGGCCGGGTGTGCGCGTCGGGCGGCGGCCTGGTGGCCGTGGTCGTCGCGGCGCTCCTGCTGCTCGCCCCGTTCCTGGTGGACCGGACGCTGGGCGGCGACTGGGCGCTGTTCGCCGAGGTGCTGGCCACGCCGGTGCTGATCGCGGCGCTGAGCGTGGTGCGCGGCCTGCTCGCGGGCCTGCAGCGGTTCAGCGGCTACGCGATGACGCTCACCGTCGAGGGCGGCGTCCGGCTCGCGCTGTGCGGGCTGCTGGTCGTGCTCCAGGTGTCCGACGCCTGGCTGTTCGGGCTCGCCTACCTGGGCGGATCGGTGCTCGCGACGCTGGTCGGGCTCGTCTGGCTGCGCGGCGTGCGGTCCGCGCCGGACACCGCGACGGCCGCCGTGCCGCCGATGGGCAAGGGCCTGGCGGCGCTGGCCGTGGCCACCCTGCTGGCCCAGCTGCTGCCCAACCTGGCGCCGCTGGCGGTCAGCTCGCGGCTGCCGCTGGACAGCGTGGTGGCGCTGGCGTTCGGCCAGGCCGTGGTGGTCGCCCGCATCCCGCTGCTGCTGGTGTTCCCGATCCAGACCATGCTGCTGCCCAGCCTGACGGCGGCGGCCACGAAGGGCGACTACGGGTTCGTGGCGCGCCGGGTGAAGCTGGCGCTGGCCGTGCTCAGCGGGCTCGGCGTGGTGTACGCGGTGGGGTTCACGCTGCTCGGGCCGTGGTTGCTGCGCACGTTCATGGGGACCAGGGTCGACCCGGACACCGTGGTCACCGTGCTGCTGGCGGTCAGCACGGTCATCCTGATCGCCGCGTTCGCCGCGCAGCCCGCGCTGGTGGCGCTGCGCCGGGACAAGACCATCACGCTCGGCTGGGCGGTCGGGTCGGCGGTGACGCTGGCCATGGTGGCGCTGCCGGGCGACCCGCCGTTCATCGCGGCGCTGGCGCAGACGGTCGGCCCGTCGCTGACCCTGCTGGTGATGCTGCTCGGCCTGCGGTCCGCGCTGCGCCAGGCGTCGGCGCAGCGGGTCGAGGAGACCCCGCTGACCAGGGAGAACAGCTAG
- a CDS encoding glycosyltransferase — translation MTEQSAVDSASPTTEHSGGFAPAQVLQRVILPRDEDPLDVRPLYLDEPDSVHSHVSSRRAVTVPPSAKVSFASYFNAFPASYWKRWTVVEEVVLRLSVRGAGRIDVYRSKPNGDSIHLDGRPVRAEGGPSTLEFRISLKPFEDGGWIWFDVFTDDSTLELVEGAWTTDSPLPAQKVAIGMTTMRPVDAVIALRALGEDRAVLDVVQKVFVADQGAVKVRDTEGYAEAVRLLGDKLEVIEQENLGGSGGFTRGLYEAIEHTDVDQIMLMDDDIRLEPDAVLRSNAFARAAAQPVIVGSHMLNLQARARLHSMGEVVDLASCFWRAAPGAVTDHDFATESLRDTEELHLRINSTYNGWWMCLFPREVVQRTGYPLPLFIKWDDAEYSLRALENGYPTVSLPGSAVWHMPWTDKNDATDWQAYFHTRNRLVMAALHSPYDIRSTLVKQGLKLSLRHLLSMEYSTVAVQQKAIEDFIAGPDKLFESLRTALPEIQKLRKTYSDAQVSESAREFPPPTFDMVRAEAMLKPPLGTAATAAKASKALLHNLRAPQQEAGHRPQINVPATSARWFLLGNLDSATVSSADGSGVAFRKRDPKEFRQLMARVVRNYRRLGQEWPRLKKVYRDALPELTSVESWRKVFENS, via the coding sequence GTGACCGAGCAGAGTGCCGTCGATTCGGCCTCCCCGACCACTGAGCACAGCGGCGGTTTCGCACCGGCGCAGGTCCTCCAGCGGGTGATCCTCCCGCGTGACGAGGACCCGCTGGACGTCCGCCCGCTGTACCTGGACGAGCCGGACAGCGTGCACTCGCACGTGTCCTCGCGCCGGGCGGTGACCGTGCCGCCCTCGGCCAAGGTGTCGTTCGCCTCGTACTTCAACGCGTTCCCGGCCAGCTACTGGAAGCGGTGGACGGTGGTGGAGGAGGTCGTGCTCCGCCTGTCCGTGCGCGGCGCCGGCCGGATCGACGTCTACCGCTCCAAGCCCAACGGCGACAGCATCCACCTCGACGGCAGGCCGGTCCGCGCCGAGGGCGGGCCGAGCACGCTGGAGTTCCGGATCAGCCTCAAGCCGTTCGAGGACGGCGGCTGGATCTGGTTCGACGTCTTCACCGACGACAGCACGCTGGAACTGGTCGAGGGCGCCTGGACGACCGACTCGCCGCTGCCCGCGCAGAAGGTGGCCATCGGCATGACCACCATGCGCCCGGTGGACGCGGTCATCGCGCTGCGGGCGCTGGGCGAGGACCGGGCCGTGCTGGACGTCGTGCAGAAGGTGTTCGTCGCCGACCAGGGCGCGGTCAAGGTGCGCGACACCGAGGGCTACGCCGAGGCGGTGCGCCTGCTCGGCGACAAGCTGGAGGTCATCGAGCAGGAGAACCTGGGCGGCTCGGGCGGCTTCACCCGCGGCCTGTACGAGGCGATCGAGCACACCGACGTCGACCAGATCATGCTGATGGACGACGACATCCGGCTGGAGCCGGACGCCGTGCTGCGGTCCAACGCGTTCGCCCGCGCGGCGGCGCAGCCGGTCATCGTCGGCAGCCACATGCTGAACCTCCAGGCCCGCGCCCGGCTGCACAGCATGGGCGAGGTCGTGGACCTGGCGAGCTGCTTCTGGCGGGCCGCGCCCGGCGCGGTCACCGACCACGACTTCGCCACCGAGTCGCTGCGCGACACCGAGGAACTGCACCTGCGCATCAACTCCACCTACAACGGCTGGTGGATGTGCCTGTTCCCGCGCGAGGTGGTGCAGCGCACCGGCTACCCGCTGCCGCTGTTCATCAAGTGGGACGACGCGGAGTACTCGCTGCGCGCCCTGGAGAACGGCTACCCGACGGTGTCGCTGCCCGGCTCGGCCGTGTGGCACATGCCGTGGACGGACAAGAACGACGCCACCGACTGGCAGGCGTACTTCCACACCCGCAACCGGCTGGTGATGGCCGCGCTGCACAGCCCGTACGACATCCGCTCCACCCTGGTGAAGCAGGGGCTGAAGCTGTCGCTGCGGCACCTGCTGTCGATGGAGTACTCGACCGTCGCGGTGCAGCAGAAGGCGATCGAGGACTTCATCGCCGGGCCGGACAAGCTGTTCGAGTCGCTGCGCACCGCGCTGCCGGAGATCCAGAAGCTGCGCAAGACCTACAGCGACGCCCAGGTGTCGGAGTCGGCCCGGGAGTTCCCGCCGCCCACGTTCGACATGGTGCGCGCGGAGGCGATGCTCAAGCCGCCGCTGGGCACCGCGGCGACCGCCGCCAAGGCGTCCAAGGCGCTGCTGCACAACCTGCGCGCGCCGCAGCAGGAGGCCGGGCACCGGCCGCAGATCAACGTGCCCGCGACCAGCGCCCGCTGGTTCCTGCTCGGCAACCTGGACAGCGCGACGGTGTCCAGCGCCGACGGCAGCGGCGTCGCGTTCCGCAAGCGGGACCCGAAGGAGTTCCGCCAGCTCATGGCCAGGGTGGTGCGCAACTACCGGCGCCTCGGCCAGGAGTGGCCGCGGCTGAAGAAGGTCTACCGGGACGCGCTGCCCGAGCTGACCTCGGTCGAGTCGTGGCGCAAGGTGTTCGAGAACAGCTGA
- a CDS encoding cysteine desulfurase-like protein: MAFDVARVRGLFPALGDGWVHLDAPAGMQVPEQVATAVSTALRAPVSGPGGIFPASQRAEAIVDAARRAVADLVGADPAGVVLGPSSAVLLQRLADALSEGWFLGDEVVVSRLDHPANIAPWQRAAQRTGSVVRWAEVDIETCELPAWQYDELVTPKCKLVAVTAASGSVGTRPDLRKIAEAARRTDALVVVDASSAAPFVPLDITSMDADVVAVSANNWGGPPVGALVFRDPSMLDLLPSVAVEPGARGPERLELGPHAYPLLAGLVASVEYLAGLDDAAVGPRRERVLTSLGSVKAYQAGLLANLINELRSLRHVMVIGDAMRRVPALAFTVAGVKSTDGVEHLSERGVCAFADSGQHGVFSVLGVGEVGGAIRVGLAHYTNAVEVDELVRAVAELG, encoded by the coding sequence ATGGCGTTCGACGTCGCCCGGGTCCGTGGGCTGTTCCCCGCGCTCGGCGACGGCTGGGTTCACCTGGACGCTCCGGCGGGGATGCAAGTACCCGAACAGGTGGCCACGGCCGTCTCCACCGCGCTGCGCGCACCCGTCTCCGGGCCGGGTGGCATCTTCCCCGCCTCGCAACGCGCCGAGGCCATCGTGGACGCGGCCAGGCGGGCCGTCGCCGACCTGGTCGGCGCCGACCCGGCGGGCGTCGTGCTCGGCCCCAGCTCCGCGGTGCTGCTCCAGCGGCTGGCCGACGCGCTGTCCGAGGGCTGGTTCCTCGGCGACGAGGTCGTGGTGTCCCGGCTGGACCACCCGGCGAACATCGCGCCGTGGCAGCGGGCGGCGCAGCGCACCGGCAGCGTGGTCCGGTGGGCCGAGGTCGACATCGAGACCTGCGAGCTGCCCGCGTGGCAGTACGACGAGCTGGTCACGCCCAAGTGCAAGCTGGTCGCGGTGACCGCCGCGTCCGGCTCCGTCGGCACCCGGCCGGACCTGCGCAAGATCGCCGAGGCCGCGCGCCGCACGGACGCGCTGGTCGTGGTGGACGCCTCGTCGGCCGCGCCGTTCGTGCCGCTGGACATCACCTCCATGGACGCCGACGTGGTGGCCGTGTCGGCGAACAACTGGGGCGGCCCGCCGGTCGGCGCGCTGGTGTTCCGCGACCCGTCGATGCTCGACCTGCTGCCGTCGGTCGCGGTCGAGCCCGGCGCGCGGGGTCCCGAACGCCTCGAACTGGGCCCGCACGCCTACCCGCTGCTGGCCGGTCTGGTGGCATCGGTGGAGTACCTGGCCGGTTTGGACGACGCCGCGGTCGGCCCGCGCCGGGAGCGGGTGCTCACCTCGCTCGGTTCGGTGAAGGCCTACCAGGCCGGACTTCTGGCTAATCTCATCAACGAACTGCGATCGCTCCGTCACGTCATGGTGATCGGCGACGCCATGCGCCGGGTGCCCGCGCTGGCGTTCACGGTGGCCGGCGTGAAGTCGACCGACGGCGTCGAGCACCTGTCCGAGCGCGGCGTGTGCGCGTTCGCCGACTCGGGGCAGCACGGGGTGTTCTCGGTGCTGGGGGTGGGCGAGGTCGGCGGCGCGATCCGCGTCGGCCTGGCGCACTACACGAACGCGGTGGAAGTGGACGAGCTCGTGCGGGCGGTCGCCGAGCTGGGGTGA
- a CDS encoding ABC transporter ATP-binding protein: MVSIDVWNASVDFPIFDAKSRSLKKLALGKVGGKIGSEGRVPIIEALHDINISLQHGDRVGLVGHNGAGKSTLLRLLAGIYEPTRGSSRIIGKVAPVFDLGVGMDPEISGYENIMIRGLFLGMGRKEMEKRVDDIAEFTELGDYLSMPLRTYSTGMRVRLALGVVTSIDPEILLLDEGIGAVDAAFLEKARDRLNDLVKRSGILVFASHSDDFLVELCSTAIWMDEGQVKMHGSLRDVVTSYKGRDPFEHLSAQTLERIGQPRVLSGNGGE, encoded by the coding sequence ATGGTCAGCATCGACGTCTGGAACGCCTCGGTCGACTTCCCGATCTTCGACGCCAAGTCGAGGTCGCTGAAGAAGCTCGCGCTGGGCAAGGTCGGCGGCAAGATCGGCTCCGAGGGCCGGGTGCCGATAATCGAAGCGCTGCACGACATCAACATCTCGCTGCAGCACGGTGACCGGGTCGGCCTCGTCGGCCACAACGGCGCGGGCAAGTCCACGCTGCTGCGGCTGCTCGCGGGCATCTACGAGCCCACGCGGGGCAGCTCGCGCATCATCGGCAAGGTCGCGCCGGTGTTCGACCTCGGCGTGGGCATGGACCCGGAGATCTCCGGGTACGAGAACATCATGATCCGCGGCCTCTTCCTCGGCATGGGCCGCAAGGAGATGGAGAAGCGGGTCGACGACATCGCCGAGTTCACCGAGCTGGGCGACTACCTGTCCATGCCGCTGCGCACCTACTCGACCGGTATGCGGGTGCGGCTGGCGCTGGGCGTGGTGACCTCGATCGACCCGGAGATCCTGCTGCTGGACGAGGGCATCGGCGCGGTCGACGCGGCGTTCCTGGAGAAGGCGCGGGACCGGCTGAACGACCTGGTGAAGCGGTCGGGCATCCTGGTGTTCGCCTCGCACTCCGACGACTTCCTGGTGGAGCTGTGCAGCACGGCCATCTGGATGGACGAGGGTCAGGTCAAGATGCACGGCTCGCTGCGCGACGTGGTCACCTCCTACAAGGGCCGTGACCCGTTCGAGCACCTGAGCGCGCAGACGCTGGAGCGGATCGGTCAGCCGAGGGTGCTGAGCGGGAACGGTGGCGAGTAG
- a CDS encoding ABC transporter permease: MQPTSTVERPTAPLAPNSRTFARAFGDVRDAWQQRELWGHLGWQDIKQRYRRSVIGPLWITISMGTTALALGLLYSQLFNQEIATFLPYVTAGFVIWNFILGVVTEGTQVFISNEGLIKHLPSPITVHVLRMVWRQVLFFAHNLVVYLIVLAIYFPTLADGYRMAGDTTDQPGLSWTMLLAVPAFALVVVNSVWVALLFGIISTRFRDIPPVINSFINLVFFMTPIVWHVGVLNKVTGGEGGSNDWRVLIAELNPIFHFVEIVRAPLLGHAQDWHHWVVVGAFTVVGWALALVAMRNYRARVSYWV; the protein is encoded by the coding sequence GTGCAACCCACGAGTACGGTCGAGCGGCCAACCGCTCCCCTGGCGCCCAACTCGCGCACCTTCGCCCGAGCGTTCGGCGACGTGCGGGACGCGTGGCAACAGCGGGAGCTGTGGGGTCACCTCGGTTGGCAGGACATCAAGCAGCGGTACCGCCGGTCGGTCATCGGCCCGCTGTGGATCACGATCTCCATGGGCACCACGGCCCTCGCGCTCGGCCTGCTGTACTCGCAGTTGTTCAACCAGGAGATCGCCACGTTCCTGCCGTACGTGACGGCCGGGTTCGTCATCTGGAACTTCATCCTGGGCGTGGTCACCGAGGGCACCCAGGTGTTCATCTCCAACGAGGGGCTGATCAAGCACCTGCCCTCCCCGATCACCGTGCACGTGCTGCGCATGGTGTGGCGCCAGGTGCTGTTCTTCGCGCACAACCTCGTGGTCTACCTGATCGTGCTGGCCATCTACTTCCCGACGCTCGCGGACGGGTACCGGATGGCGGGCGACACGACCGACCAGCCCGGCCTGTCGTGGACCATGCTCCTGGCCGTGCCCGCCTTCGCGCTGGTCGTGGTCAACTCGGTGTGGGTGGCGCTGCTGTTCGGCATCATCAGCACCCGGTTCCGGGACATCCCGCCGGTCATCAACAGCTTCATCAACCTGGTGTTCTTCATGACGCCGATCGTCTGGCACGTCGGCGTGCTCAACAAGGTCACCGGCGGCGAGGGCGGCAGCAACGACTGGCGGGTGCTGATCGCCGAGCTGAACCCCATCTTCCACTTCGTGGAGATCGTCCGGGCGCCCCTGCTCGGGCACGCCCAGGACTGGCACCACTGGGTCGTCGTCGGCGCGTTCACCGTCGTGGGGTGGGCGCTGGCGCTGGTCGCCATGCGCAACTACCGTGCCCGCGTCTCCTACTGGGTCTGA
- a CDS encoding glycosyltransferase has protein sequence MSALPKGSVVGVVVTRHRRELLADSLKVLASQTRPLDHLVVVDNGPDQPVDDLVAQSPIPTTYLASHRNLGGAGGFALGMLHALSLGADWLWLADDDGRPADETVLAVLLEEAERRDLAAISPVVANIERPEKLAFPLRRGLTWKRNAAELGSDFLPGIASLFNGALFRASTVDVIGVPDYRLFFRGDEVEIHRRLVRTGLPFGTSLRVTYLHPDGSDEFKPMLGGRFHAQDPENAVKRYYTYRNRGYLLSQPGMRKLGLLEAFRFGLYFIGVRRDPKAFAEWLKLVRLGQRERFFRK, from the coding sequence GTGAGCGCACTGCCGAAGGGCTCCGTGGTCGGGGTCGTGGTGACCCGGCACCGGCGCGAGCTGCTGGCCGACTCGCTGAAGGTGCTGGCGTCGCAGACCCGGCCGCTGGACCACCTGGTGGTCGTGGACAACGGGCCGGACCAGCCGGTGGACGACCTGGTCGCGCAGTCCCCCATCCCCACCACCTACCTGGCCTCGCACCGCAACCTCGGTGGCGCGGGCGGGTTCGCGCTCGGGATGCTGCACGCCCTCTCGCTCGGCGCGGACTGGCTGTGGCTGGCCGACGACGACGGGCGGCCCGCGGACGAGACCGTGCTCGCCGTGCTGCTAGAGGAGGCCGAGCGGCGCGACCTGGCCGCGATCTCGCCGGTGGTGGCGAACATCGAGCGGCCGGAGAAGCTGGCGTTCCCGCTGCGGCGGGGGCTGACCTGGAAGCGCAACGCCGCCGAGCTGGGCTCCGACTTCCTGCCCGGCATCGCGTCGCTGTTCAACGGCGCGCTGTTCCGGGCGTCCACGGTCGACGTCATCGGCGTGCCGGACTACCGGCTGTTCTTCCGCGGCGACGAGGTGGAGATCCACCGCCGGCTGGTGCGCACCGGGCTGCCGTTCGGCACCTCGCTGCGGGTCACCTACCTGCACCCGGACGGCTCGGACGAGTTCAAGCCGATGCTCGGCGGGCGGTTCCACGCGCAGGACCCGGAGAACGCGGTCAAGCGGTACTACACCTACCGCAACCGCGGCTACCTGCTGTCCCAGCCGGGGATGCGCAAGCTGGGGCTGCTGGAGGCGTTCCGGTTCGGGCTGTACTTCATCGGCGTGCGCCGGGACCCGAAGGCGTTCGCGGAGTGGCTGAAGCTGGTCCGGCTCGGTCAGCGGGAGCGGTTCTTCCGCAAGTAG